In Burkholderia contaminans, the following proteins share a genomic window:
- the ruvC gene encoding crossover junction endodeoxyribonuclease RuvC yields the protein MRILGIDPGLRVTGFGVIDVSGHRLAYVTSGVIRTPTADLATRLGTIFQGVSTIVREHAPDQAAIEKVFVNVNPQSTLLLGQARGAAICGLVAGGLPVAEYTALQLKQAVVGYGRATKTQMQEMVTRLLNLSGQPGSDAADALGMAICHAHGGDTLSTLGGLAPALAKKGLRVRRGRLVG from the coding sequence ATGCGAATTCTCGGCATCGACCCCGGCCTGCGCGTCACCGGCTTCGGCGTCATCGACGTCAGCGGCCACCGGCTCGCCTATGTCACGAGCGGCGTGATCCGCACGCCGACGGCCGACCTGGCCACCCGGCTCGGCACGATCTTCCAGGGCGTCTCGACCATCGTGCGCGAGCACGCCCCCGATCAGGCCGCGATCGAAAAGGTGTTCGTCAACGTGAACCCGCAGTCGACGCTGCTGCTCGGCCAGGCACGCGGCGCCGCGATCTGCGGGCTCGTCGCGGGCGGCCTGCCGGTCGCGGAATACACGGCGCTGCAACTCAAGCAGGCGGTGGTCGGCTACGGCCGCGCGACCAAGACGCAGATGCAGGAAATGGTCACGCGGCTGCTCAACCTCTCCGGACAACCGGGCTCCGATGCGGCCGACGCGCTCGGCATGGCGATCTGCCACGCGCACGGCGGCGATACGCTCAGCACGCTCGGCGGCCTCGCGCCGGCACTCGCGAAGAAAGGGCTGCGTGTGCGGCGCGGGCGGCTGGTCGGCTGA
- a CDS encoding ParB/Srx family N-terminal domain-containing protein — protein sequence MPRLPIRFALAASLSTVFALTACGGDDVAAVARSDAQTPSGGTPAAPAPTPPATVTPQPGKWKAARTGDLIDVTLGDLHPTQGAIGYDQIYYKLGRYELQPDKKFDDFCADEGLGGVASGGYTAKSVLREPASYTCTTTDANARDRSVLNPVVIGPNGDALYLTDGHHGLSTYYETPDGGPALRVHVVVKDNLSDYSGDAFWQQMQRRGYLRLKNGEGKPITTAQLPTGLGLKLGMTNDRYRSLVYFTRDIGYSKPAQATDYLEFYWADWLRAQPGTFALTGYDLTRAGITDPDPAKADTGYLNAVWNASTRMVAATDPVIDGKTGADLGRADAINGGKKYNKGEFDKLRQPITADKPGKIAYALDYKTRHALPQ from the coding sequence ATGCCACGCCTGCCGATCCGTTTCGCCCTTGCCGCCAGCCTGTCCACCGTCTTCGCCCTCACTGCCTGCGGAGGCGACGATGTCGCCGCCGTCGCGCGTTCGGATGCGCAAACGCCGTCCGGCGGCACCCCGGCCGCGCCGGCTCCCACGCCGCCGGCCACCGTCACGCCGCAACCGGGCAAGTGGAAGGCCGCTCGCACGGGCGACCTGATCGACGTGACGCTCGGCGATCTCCACCCGACGCAAGGCGCAATCGGCTACGACCAGATCTATTACAAGCTCGGCCGCTACGAACTGCAGCCCGACAAGAAATTCGACGACTTCTGCGCGGACGAAGGCCTCGGCGGCGTCGCTTCGGGCGGGTACACGGCCAAGTCGGTGCTGCGCGAGCCCGCGAGCTACACGTGCACGACGACCGATGCGAACGCCCGCGACCGCTCGGTGCTGAACCCGGTCGTGATCGGCCCGAACGGCGATGCGCTGTACCTGACCGACGGCCATCACGGGCTGTCGACCTACTACGAGACACCCGACGGCGGCCCGGCGCTGCGCGTGCACGTCGTCGTCAAGGACAACCTCAGCGACTACTCGGGCGACGCGTTCTGGCAGCAGATGCAGAGGCGCGGCTATCTGCGCCTCAAGAATGGCGAAGGCAAGCCGATCACGACCGCGCAACTGCCGACCGGTCTCGGCCTGAAACTCGGGATGACGAACGACCGCTACCGCTCGCTCGTCTATTTCACGCGCGACATCGGTTACAGCAAGCCCGCACAAGCCACCGACTACCTCGAGTTCTACTGGGCCGACTGGCTGCGCGCGCAACCGGGCACGTTCGCGCTCACCGGCTATGACCTGACGCGCGCCGGCATAACCGATCCGGATCCGGCGAAGGCCGACACGGGCTACCTGAACGCGGTCTGGAATGCGTCGACGCGCATGGTCGCGGCCACCGACCCGGTGATCGACGGCAAGACGGGCGCCGACCTCGGGCGCGCGGACGCGATCAACGGCGGGAAGAAATACAACAAGGGGGAATTCGACAAGCTGCGCCAGCCGATCACGGCGGACAAGCCCGGCAAGATCGCGTACGCGCTCGACTACAAGACGCGCCACGCGCTGCCGCAGTAA
- a CDS encoding histidine phosphatase family protein → MATTQILFIRHGETAWNRIKRIQGHIDIPLAETGLEQAQRLAARLARDARDGARLDAIYSSDLMRAQQTAQPFADALGLTPRLREGLRERSYGQFQGHDSAEIETLFPDAYAAWQTRDPGFAPEGGESQREFYHRVLHALEPIVAEHPGGRIACVAHGGVLDCVYRFANGIELSAPRNYQLLNTSINVVDYVDGRAQVVQWADVSHLDAASDDDGYRKVL, encoded by the coding sequence ATGGCCACCACGCAGATTCTTTTCATCCGCCATGGCGAGACGGCCTGGAATCGCATCAAGCGCATCCAGGGTCATATCGACATCCCGCTGGCAGAAACGGGCCTCGAGCAGGCGCAGCGGCTTGCCGCGAGGCTCGCGCGCGACGCGCGTGACGGTGCACGGCTCGACGCGATCTATTCGAGCGACCTGATGCGTGCGCAGCAGACCGCGCAGCCGTTCGCCGACGCGCTCGGGCTGACGCCGCGGCTGCGGGAAGGGCTGCGCGAACGCTCGTACGGCCAGTTTCAGGGGCACGACAGCGCAGAGATCGAGACGCTGTTTCCCGATGCGTACGCGGCCTGGCAGACGCGCGACCCCGGCTTCGCGCCGGAGGGCGGCGAGTCGCAGCGCGAGTTCTACCACCGCGTGCTGCATGCGCTCGAACCGATCGTCGCCGAGCATCCGGGTGGCCGGATCGCGTGCGTCGCGCATGGCGGTGTGCTCGACTGCGTCTATCGTTTTGCGAACGGCATCGAGCTGTCGGCGCCGCGCAATTATCAGCTGCTCAACACGAGCATCAACGTCGTCGATTACGTCGATGGCCGCGCGCAGGTCGTGCAGTGGGCCGACGTCTCGCACCTGGACGCCGCAAGCGACGACGATGGGTACCGCAAGGTGCTCTGA
- a CDS encoding Fis family transcriptional regulator — MSKHNIEQCVRESLDVYFRDLDGSNPHDVYEMVMSCVEKPMLEVVLVQAGGNQSLAAEYLGINRNTLRKKLQQHGLL; from the coding sequence ATGAGCAAGCACAACATCGAACAATGTGTCCGCGAGAGCCTGGACGTGTATTTCCGGGATCTAGACGGCTCCAATCCGCATGACGTCTATGAAATGGTGATGTCCTGCGTCGAAAAGCCGATGCTCGAGGTCGTGCTCGTACAGGCGGGCGGCAACCAGTCGCTCGCCGCGGAGTACCTCGGCATCAATCGCAATACGCTGCGCAAGAAGCTGCAGCAGCACGGCCTGCTGTAG
- the ruvB gene encoding Holliday junction branch migration DNA helicase RuvB — protein MIETDKLATEQRIIAATPASSHEEVFERALRPRQLDDYVGQEKVRGQLEIFIEAAKRRSEPLDHVLLFGPPGLGKTTLAHIIAREMGVNLRQTSGPVLERAGDLAALLTNLEANDVLFIDEIHRLSPVVEEILYPALEDYQIDIMIGEGPAARSVKLDLQPFTLVGATTRAGMLTNPLRDRFGIVARLEFYDADQLSRIVRRSASLLNAQIDPNGALEIAKRSRGTPRIANRLLRRVRDFAEVKADGQITAAVADAALAMLDVDPVGFDLMDRKLLEAILYKFDGGPVGIDNLAAAIGEERDTIEDVLEPYLIQQGFLQRTPRGRVATLLTYRHFGLSAPDTGRTERGEWDTPDGK, from the coding sequence ATGATTGAAACCGACAAACTCGCCACCGAGCAGCGGATCATCGCCGCCACGCCCGCCTCGTCGCACGAGGAGGTGTTCGAACGTGCGCTGCGGCCGCGCCAGCTCGACGACTACGTCGGCCAGGAAAAGGTGCGCGGCCAGCTCGAGATCTTCATCGAAGCCGCCAAGCGCCGCTCCGAGCCGCTCGACCACGTGCTGCTGTTCGGGCCGCCGGGCCTCGGCAAGACGACGCTCGCGCACATCATCGCGCGAGAGATGGGCGTGAACCTGCGCCAGACGTCGGGCCCCGTGCTCGAGCGTGCGGGCGATCTCGCCGCGCTGCTGACGAACCTCGAAGCAAACGACGTGCTGTTCATCGACGAGATCCACCGGCTGTCGCCGGTCGTCGAGGAAATCCTGTATCCGGCTCTCGAGGATTACCAGATCGACATCATGATCGGCGAAGGCCCGGCCGCGCGCAGCGTGAAGCTCGACCTGCAGCCGTTCACGCTCGTCGGCGCCACCACCCGCGCCGGGATGCTGACCAACCCGCTGCGCGATCGTTTCGGGATCGTCGCGCGCCTCGAGTTCTACGATGCCGATCAACTGTCGCGCATCGTGCGGCGCTCGGCGTCGCTGCTGAACGCGCAGATCGATCCGAACGGCGCGCTCGAAATCGCGAAGCGTTCGCGCGGTACGCCGCGGATCGCGAACCGGCTGCTGCGCCGCGTGCGCGACTTCGCGGAAGTGAAGGCCGACGGCCAGATCACCGCAGCCGTCGCCGATGCCGCGCTCGCGATGCTCGACGTCGATCCGGTCGGCTTCGACCTGATGGACCGCAAGCTGCTCGAGGCGATCCTGTACAAGTTCGACGGCGGCCCGGTCGGTATCGACAACCTCGCGGCGGCGATCGGCGAAGAGCGCGACACGATCGAGGACGTACTCGAGCCGTACCTGATCCAGCAGGGCTTCCTGCAGCGCACGCCGCGCGGGCGTGTCGCGACGCTGCTCACGTATCGCCACTTCGGGCTTTCCGCGCCCGACACCGGCCGCACCGAACGCGGCGAGTGGGATACCCCCGACGGGAAGTAA
- the dusB gene encoding tRNA dihydrouridine synthase DusB — translation MPVIGPHVLRNNLFVAPMAGVTDRPFRQLCKRLGAGYAVSEMVASNAQLWKSAKTMRRANHEGEVEPIAVQIAGADPAMMAEAARYNVDNGAQIIDINMGCPAKKVCNVAAGSALLQNEPLVQRIVEAVVAAVGTGPDAVPVTLKIRTGWDREHKNAITVARLAEAAGISMLTVHGRTRADLYRGDAEYDTIAAVKAAVRIPVVANGDITSPAKAKAVLDATGADALMIGRAAQGRPWLFREIDHFLQTGELLPPPRIDEIQHVMNEHLEDHYAFYGEFTGVRTARKHIGWYTRGLSGANGFRHRMNTLDSTREQLAAVNAFFEAQKALSDHLVYVDDEEENGQGESDDHNQLAA, via the coding sequence ATGCCCGTTATCGGCCCTCACGTATTGCGTAACAACCTGTTCGTCGCGCCGATGGCCGGCGTGACGGATCGTCCGTTCCGCCAGCTCTGCAAGCGGCTGGGAGCCGGTTACGCCGTGTCCGAGATGGTCGCGTCCAACGCGCAGCTGTGGAAAAGCGCGAAGACGATGCGGCGCGCGAACCACGAAGGCGAGGTGGAACCGATTGCGGTCCAGATCGCCGGCGCCGATCCGGCGATGATGGCCGAAGCGGCCCGCTACAACGTCGACAACGGCGCGCAGATCATCGACATCAACATGGGCTGCCCGGCGAAGAAGGTCTGCAACGTCGCGGCCGGCTCCGCATTGCTGCAGAACGAGCCGCTCGTGCAGCGCATCGTCGAGGCCGTCGTCGCGGCCGTCGGCACGGGGCCCGATGCGGTGCCCGTCACGCTGAAGATCCGCACCGGCTGGGATCGCGAGCACAAGAACGCGATCACGGTTGCGCGCCTGGCCGAAGCCGCCGGCATCTCGATGCTCACCGTGCACGGCCGCACGCGCGCCGACCTGTACCGCGGCGACGCCGAATACGACACCATCGCCGCCGTGAAGGCGGCTGTGCGGATTCCGGTGGTCGCGAACGGCGACATCACGTCGCCCGCGAAGGCGAAGGCCGTGCTCGACGCCACCGGCGCCGACGCCCTGATGATCGGTCGTGCCGCGCAAGGTCGGCCGTGGCTGTTCCGTGAAATCGATCATTTCCTGCAAACCGGCGAGCTGCTGCCCCCGCCGCGGATCGACGAGATCCAGCACGTGATGAACGAACACCTGGAAGACCACTACGCTTTCTATGGTGAATTCACGGGAGTCCGTACTGCGCGCAAGCACATCGGCTGGTACACTCGCGGCCTTTCCGGTGCCAACGGGTTCCGGCACAGGATGAACACGCTCGATTCCACCCGCGAGCAGCTCGCCGCCGTCAATGCATTCTTCGAGGCGCAAAAGGCGCTGTCGGACCACCTCGTCTACGTCGATGACGAAGAGGAAAACGGCCAGGGCGAGTCGGACGACCATAACCAGTTAGCAGCATGA
- a CDS encoding aminopeptidase P N-terminal domain-containing protein — translation MNAPLDTAIAVDVYRQRRERVLAALRAAGGGVAIVPTAPEVPRNRDTDYPYRFDSYFHYLTGFSEPDAVLVLNAAAPHGAPESILFCRGKNPDREIWEGFHYGPEAARDAFGFDAAFAVDVIDTEMPRLLADAGTVHYRFGASADFERQLAGWLDAVRALARTGVAAPDAMLDLTPLLDDMRLVKDEHELAIMMRAAHISALAHRRAMQACRPGIREYELEAELLYVFRKHGAQSPAYGSIVAAGANACVLHYPAGNATAQDGDLILIDAACELDGYASDITRTFPANGRFSPAQRTLYDIVLAAQQAAIDATRAGVPFEAPHDAAVRVLAQGLLDTGIIPKTRFSNVDDVIAERAYARFYMHRTGHWIGMDVHDCGDYRERLAERDGNGALPWRTLKAGMTLTIEPGLYVRAADDVPPEYWNIGIRIEDDAIVREHGCELITRGVPVAADEIEALMRAGA, via the coding sequence ATGAACGCGCCCCTCGATACCGCCATCGCCGTCGACGTCTACCGCCAGCGCCGTGAACGCGTGCTTGCCGCACTGCGTGCCGCCGGCGGCGGCGTCGCCATCGTCCCCACCGCGCCGGAAGTGCCGCGCAACCGCGATACGGACTATCCGTACCGGTTCGACAGCTACTTCCACTACCTGACGGGCTTCAGCGAGCCGGATGCCGTGCTCGTGCTCAACGCGGCCGCGCCGCACGGCGCGCCGGAGTCGATCCTGTTCTGCCGCGGCAAGAATCCCGACCGCGAAATCTGGGAAGGCTTCCATTACGGGCCCGAAGCCGCGCGCGACGCATTCGGCTTCGATGCGGCGTTCGCGGTCGACGTGATCGATACCGAGATGCCGCGCCTGCTCGCCGACGCGGGCACCGTGCACTACCGGTTCGGCGCCTCGGCCGATTTCGAGCGTCAGCTCGCAGGCTGGCTCGACGCGGTGCGCGCGCTGGCGCGCACGGGTGTCGCAGCACCGGACGCGATGCTCGACCTCACGCCGCTGCTCGACGACATGCGGCTCGTGAAGGACGAGCATGAGCTCGCGATCATGATGCGTGCCGCACACATCTCCGCACTTGCGCACCGCCGCGCGATGCAGGCGTGCCGCCCCGGCATCCGCGAATACGAACTCGAGGCCGAGCTGCTGTATGTATTCCGCAAGCACGGCGCGCAGTCGCCCGCGTACGGCTCGATCGTCGCGGCCGGCGCCAACGCATGCGTGCTGCACTACCCGGCCGGCAACGCAACCGCACAGGATGGCGACCTGATCCTGATCGACGCCGCGTGCGAACTCGACGGCTACGCATCGGACATCACGCGCACGTTCCCGGCCAACGGGCGCTTCTCGCCCGCCCAACGCACGCTGTACGACATCGTGCTCGCCGCGCAGCAGGCCGCGATCGACGCGACGCGCGCCGGCGTGCCGTTCGAGGCGCCGCACGACGCTGCCGTGCGCGTGCTCGCGCAGGGGCTGCTCGACACCGGCATCATCCCGAAAACGCGCTTCTCGAACGTCGATGACGTGATCGCCGAGCGTGCCTACGCGCGCTTCTACATGCATCGCACCGGCCACTGGATCGGCATGGACGTGCACGATTGCGGCGACTACCGCGAGCGGCTCGCCGAACGCGACGGCAACGGCGCGCTGCCGTGGCGCACGCTGAAAGCCGGCATGACGCTGACGATCGAGCCCGGCCTGTACGTGCGCGCCGCCGACGACGTGCCGCCCGAGTACTGGAACATCGGCATCCGCATCGAGGACGACGCGATCGTGCGCGAGCACGGCTGCGAGCTGATCACGCGCGGCGTGCCCGTCGCGGCGGACGAGATCGAAGCGCTGATGCGCGCGGGCGCATGA
- the ruvA gene encoding Holliday junction branch migration protein RuvA, with protein MIGRIAGILLEKNPPHLLVDCNGVGYEIDVPMSTFYNLPQTGERIVLLTQQIVREDAHLLYGFLTPQERTTFRELLKITGIGARMALAVLSGMSVQELAQAVTMQDAARLTRLPGIGKKTAERLLLELKGKLGADLGALAGAASPSDHATDILNALLALGYSEKEGLAAIKNVPAGTGVSEGIKLALKALSKG; from the coding sequence ATGATCGGTCGCATCGCCGGCATCCTGCTCGAAAAGAACCCGCCCCACCTGCTCGTCGACTGCAACGGCGTCGGCTACGAAATCGACGTGCCGATGAGCACCTTCTACAACCTGCCGCAAACGGGCGAGCGCATCGTGCTGCTCACGCAGCAGATCGTCCGCGAGGACGCGCACCTGCTGTACGGCTTCCTGACGCCGCAGGAGCGCACGACCTTCCGCGAGCTGCTGAAGATCACCGGCATCGGCGCGCGCATGGCGCTCGCCGTGCTGTCCGGCATGAGCGTGCAGGAACTCGCGCAGGCCGTGACGATGCAGGACGCCGCCCGCCTCACACGCCTGCCCGGCATCGGCAAGAAGACGGCCGAGCGCCTGCTGCTCGAACTGAAGGGCAAGCTCGGCGCCGATCTCGGCGCGCTCGCCGGCGCCGCGTCGCCGTCCGACCACGCGACCGACATCCTCAACGCGCTGCTCGCGCTCGGCTATTCCGAAAAGGAAGGCCTCGCCGCGATCAAGAACGTGCCGGCCGGCACCGGCGTATCCGAAGGCATCAAGCTCGCACTGAAGGCGCTGTCGAAGGGGTAA
- a CDS encoding oxygenase MpaB family protein, protein MTTPPSSRPAAPAPGPRWAEPIRKRLVAGVTHLTVGGGGPSLDLSSPPGDPGLFGPDAICWRVHADFTSMMTGGIAALLLQALDPLALAGVWDHSSFRTDILGRLRRTATFITGTTFGSRADALALIERVKSIHAHISGTAPDGRPYRADDPALLTWVHVAEVSSFLAAHLRYVNPALPGELQDRYYAETALIAELLGAHEVPRSRAEVAAYLARMQPELEAGPRTFDVMSILLNVPVAKPALRPAASLVMHAGIDLLPPWAQRMLGVSAFAPLRRAVVRPGIRVVAPVLRWALVNGASKRARRRATATPPDGTPST, encoded by the coding sequence ATGACGACGCCGCCCAGCTCCCGCCCCGCCGCACCCGCACCGGGCCCGCGCTGGGCCGAGCCGATCCGCAAGCGGCTCGTAGCCGGCGTCACGCACCTGACCGTGGGCGGCGGCGGCCCGTCGCTCGACCTCTCTTCGCCGCCGGGCGACCCTGGCCTGTTCGGCCCCGACGCGATCTGCTGGCGTGTGCATGCCGACTTCACGTCGATGATGACGGGCGGCATCGCCGCGCTGCTGCTGCAGGCGCTCGACCCGCTCGCGCTCGCGGGCGTCTGGGATCACTCGTCGTTCCGCACCGACATCCTGGGCCGCCTGCGACGCACCGCCACGTTCATCACCGGTACGACGTTCGGCAGCCGCGCGGACGCACTCGCGCTGATCGAACGCGTGAAATCGATCCACGCGCACATCTCGGGTACCGCGCCGGACGGCCGCCCGTACCGCGCCGACGATCCGGCGTTGCTGACGTGGGTGCATGTCGCGGAAGTGTCGAGTTTCCTCGCCGCGCATCTGCGCTATGTGAATCCGGCGCTGCCGGGCGAGTTGCAGGACCGCTACTACGCCGAGACGGCATTGATTGCCGAACTGCTCGGCGCACACGAGGTGCCCCGTTCGCGCGCCGAGGTGGCCGCCTATCTCGCGCGCATGCAGCCCGAGCTCGAGGCCGGGCCGCGCACGTTCGACGTGATGTCCATCCTGTTGAACGTGCCGGTCGCGAAGCCCGCGCTGCGGCCGGCCGCGTCGCTGGTGATGCATGCGGGAATCGACCTGCTGCCGCCGTGGGCGCAGCGCATGCTCGGCGTGTCGGCGTTCGCGCCGCTGCGCCGCGCCGTGGTCCGGCCGGGCATCCGGGTCGTCGCGCCCGTGCTGCGCTGGGCGCTCGTGAACGGCGCGTCAAAGCGTGCGCGCCGCCGCGCCACCGCGACACCGCCCGACGGCACCCCGTCTACCTGA
- the purH gene encoding bifunctional phosphoribosylaminoimidazolecarboxamide formyltransferase/IMP cyclohydrolase, which translates to MIKQALISVSDKTGIVDFAKSLSDLGVKLLSTGGTAKLLADAGLPVTEVADYTGFPEMLDGRVKTLHPKVHGGILARRDLPEHMQALEQHGIPTIDLLVVNLYPFVATIAKDDCTLADAIENIDIGGPTMLRSAAKNHRDVTVVVDPADYAVVLDEMKANGNAVGYATNFRLATKVFAHTAQYDGAITNYLTSLTDELKHASRSAYPATLNLAFDKVQDLRYGENPHQSAAFYRDLATPAGALANYRQLQGKELSYNNIADSDAAWECVKTFDAPACVIIKHANPCGVAVGNDSANAYAKAFQTDPTSAFGGIIAFNREVDEAAAQAVAKQFVEVLIAPSFSDAAKQVFAAKQNVRLLEIALGDGHNAFDLKRVGGGLLVQSLDSRNVQPSELRVVTKRQPTAKEMDDLLFAWRVAKYVKSNAIVFCGNGMTLGVGAGQMSRVDSARIASIKAQNAGLTLAGSAVASDAFFPFRDGLDVVVAAGATCVIQPGGSMRDDEVIAAADEHGIAMVLTGVRHFRH; encoded by the coding sequence ATGATCAAGCAAGCGCTCATTTCCGTTTCCGACAAGACCGGCATCGTCGACTTCGCGAAGTCGCTGTCTGACCTCGGCGTCAAGCTGCTGTCGACGGGCGGCACCGCGAAACTCCTCGCCGACGCCGGCCTGCCCGTGACCGAAGTGGCCGATTACACGGGCTTCCCGGAAATGCTCGATGGGCGCGTGAAGACGCTGCACCCGAAGGTGCACGGCGGCATCCTCGCCCGCCGCGACCTGCCCGAGCACATGCAGGCGCTCGAGCAGCACGGCATCCCGACGATCGACCTGCTCGTCGTGAACCTGTATCCGTTCGTCGCGACGATCGCGAAGGACGACTGCACGCTCGCCGACGCGATCGAGAACATCGACATCGGCGGCCCGACGATGCTGCGCTCGGCCGCGAAGAACCACCGCGACGTGACGGTCGTCGTCGACCCGGCCGATTACGCGGTCGTGCTCGATGAAATGAAGGCGAACGGCAACGCGGTCGGCTACGCGACCAACTTCCGCCTCGCGACGAAGGTGTTCGCGCACACCGCGCAATACGACGGCGCGATCACGAACTACCTGACGAGCCTGACCGACGAGCTGAAGCACGCATCGCGCAGCGCGTACCCGGCCACGCTGAACCTGGCGTTCGACAAGGTGCAGGACCTGCGCTACGGCGAGAACCCGCACCAGAGCGCCGCGTTCTACCGCGACCTCGCGACGCCGGCCGGCGCGCTGGCGAACTACCGCCAGCTGCAGGGCAAGGAACTGTCGTACAACAACATCGCCGATTCCGATGCAGCGTGGGAATGCGTGAAGACGTTCGACGCACCGGCCTGCGTGATCATCAAGCATGCGAACCCGTGCGGCGTTGCAGTCGGCAACGATTCGGCCAACGCGTACGCGAAGGCATTCCAGACCGACCCGACGTCGGCGTTCGGCGGCATCATCGCGTTCAACCGCGAAGTCGACGAAGCGGCTGCCCAGGCTGTCGCGAAGCAGTTCGTCGAAGTACTGATCGCACCGTCGTTCTCCGACGCCGCGAAGCAGGTGTTCGCCGCGAAGCAGAACGTGCGCCTGCTCGAGATCGCACTCGGCGACGGCCATAACGCATTCGACCTGAAGCGCGTGGGCGGTGGCCTGCTCGTGCAGTCGCTCGATTCGCGCAACGTGCAACCGAGCGAGCTGCGCGTCGTCACGAAGCGCCAGCCCACCGCGAAGGAAATGGACGACCTGCTGTTCGCGTGGCGCGTCGCGAAGTACGTGAAGTCGAACGCGATCGTGTTCTGCGGCAACGGCATGACGCTCGGCGTCGGCGCCGGCCAGATGAGCCGCGTCGATTCCGCGCGCATCGCGAGCATCAAGGCGCAGAACGCCGGCCTGACGCTGGCCGGCTCGGCCGTGGCATCGGATGCGTTCTTCCCGTTCCGCGACGGCCTCGACGTCGTCGTGGCGGCCGGCGCGACCTGCGTGATCCAACCGGGCGGCTCGATGCGCGACGACGAAGTGATCGCGGCGGCCGACGAACACGGCATCGCGATGGTCCTGACGGGCGTGCGCCACTTCCGTCACTGA
- a CDS encoding UbiH/UbiF/VisC/COQ6 family ubiquinone biosynthesis hydroxylase, whose translation MTTASSPAKPDYDLAIVGAGPVGLALAGWLARRSATQHASIALIDAREPAASTNDPRAIAVSHGSRVLLDTLAWPADATPIEHIHVSQRGHFGRTLIDRDEHGVAALGYVVRYGSLVQALAGAVRGTRVDWLTSTTARAPQQDADGVTLALDGPQGERTLRARVVINAEGGLFHEQQADAGKHRRDYGQTAIVGTVTVSAPRPNVAWERFTHEGPLALLPLGGPRRAEYALVWCCTPDEAARRAALPDDAFLRELGTAFGARMGDFVAIAGRASFPLGLSAAQTLVNGRVAIVGNAAQTLHPVAGQGLNLGLRDAHTLVDTLSAQGFEATALATFNARRALDRRFTIGATDTLARLFTIDSGPLPLLRGAALTALEFVPPLKKVIARQMMFGQRN comes from the coding sequence ATGACGACCGCCTCTTCCCCGGCCAAGCCGGACTACGATCTCGCCATCGTCGGCGCGGGCCCCGTCGGGCTCGCGCTCGCCGGCTGGCTCGCGCGCCGCAGCGCCACGCAGCACGCATCGATCGCACTGATCGATGCACGCGAACCGGCCGCGAGCACGAACGATCCGCGCGCGATCGCCGTGTCGCACGGCAGCCGCGTGCTGCTCGACACGCTCGCGTGGCCCGCCGACGCGACGCCGATCGAACATATCCACGTCTCGCAGCGCGGCCATTTCGGCCGCACGCTGATCGACCGCGATGAGCACGGCGTCGCCGCGCTCGGCTATGTCGTGCGTTACGGCTCGCTCGTGCAGGCGCTCGCGGGCGCCGTGCGCGGCACGCGCGTCGACTGGCTCACGTCGACCACCGCGCGCGCGCCGCAGCAGGATGCCGACGGCGTCACGCTGGCGCTCGACGGCCCGCAGGGCGAGCGCACGCTGCGCGCACGCGTCGTCATCAATGCCGAAGGCGGCCTGTTCCACGAACAGCAGGCCGACGCCGGCAAACATCGCCGCGACTACGGACAGACCGCGATCGTCGGCACGGTCACGGTATCGGCGCCGCGCCCGAACGTCGCATGGGAACGCTTCACGCACGAAGGCCCGCTCGCGCTGCTGCCGCTCGGCGGGCCGCGCCGAGCCGAGTACGCGCTCGTCTGGTGCTGCACGCCCGACGAAGCGGCGCGCCGCGCCGCGCTGCCCGACGATGCGTTCCTGCGCGAGCTCGGCACCGCATTCGGCGCACGCATGGGCGACTTCGTCGCGATCGCGGGCCGCGCATCGTTCCCGCTCGGCCTGAGCGCCGCGCAGACGCTCGTCAACGGCCGCGTCGCGATCGTCGGCAATGCCGCGCAAACCCTGCACCCCGTCGCGGGCCAGGGGCTCAACCTCGGGCTGCGCGATGCGCATACGCTCGTCGATACGCTGTCCGCGCAAGGCTTCGAAGCAACCGCACTCGCCACCTTCAACGCGCGCCGCGCACTCGACCGACGCTTCACGATCGGCGCGACCGACACGCTGGCACGCCTGTTCACGATCGACTCGGGCCCGCTCCCGCTGCTGCGCGGCGCCGCGCTCACCGCGCTGGAGTTCGTGCCGCCGCTCAAGAAGGTGATCGCGCGCCAGATGATGTTCGGCCAGCGCAACTGA